From the genome of Pyramidobacter piscolens W5455:
CAAAACACTTTCAGCCCCGGATAATCGCGGCACAGACAGCCGGCCGCGCCGCAGTGGTCGAGGTGGATGTGGGTGAGCAGCAGCAGATTGGGCGCGGCCCCGAGTTCGTCCAGAGCTTTTTTCAAATGCGCGTAGGAACCGGCCACGCCGCAGTCGACCAGCGTGGTTTCGCCGGGAGCGCGCAACAGCCAGGCGCCGAGGAACTCCTCGAAGCCGGGGCGGCCGTCCAGCGGCAGGCGGATCAGGTCGAGCGACTCGTCGCCGGCGGCGGCGACGGGACGGACGTCGGGAATCTTTTTCATGGCGAAAACCTCCTCGTATGGGCTGGATCTCGCTCTTATTGTACTGCGGC
Proteins encoded in this window:
- a CDS encoding MBL fold metallo-hydrolase, whose amino-acid sequence is MKKIPDVRPVAAAGDESLDLIRLPLDGRPGFEEFLGAWLLRAPGETTLVDCGVAGSYAHLKKALDELGAAPNLLLLTHIHLDHCGAAGCLCRDYPGLKVFCCERAAPHLISPEKLWQATAATLGEAMAAAYRPPLPVPASALVARSRLSSAWRVVDTPGHASHHVSFLCRFAGRRLCFGG